The genomic stretch CGCCAGATTGAACGGGCCTTTGAGGTCGGCGCGCTCCAGCAAAAAGAGGATGGCGTTCACCTCGTCTTGAACATGAATCCAGGGGAACCATTGTTTGCCGGAGCCGACCGGCCCACCGGCGAAAAACCGAAACGGTAAAAGCATCTTGGGCAGCGCCCCTTCTTTGTCGTCCAACACTGCACTGGTGCGGAGGAACACGAGTCGCACGCCTGCTTGCTCAACCGGCCGGACGCCGTCCTCCCAACGAAGCGCGAGCTCGGCCAGAAAACCCTGGCCCGGCGCGGCGGTTTCATCGACGATGGCGTCGCCCGCGTTGCCGTAAATGCCGATTCCCGACGCTTGAATGAGAACCGATGGCTTCCGTTTGGCTTTCCGAACGGCGTCCACGACGGCCCGACCGCTGTCGAGCCGGCTGGAAAGAAGCGCTTCCCGGCGCGACTGGGTCCAGCGTGCCGCGCCGATGTTTTCACCGGCGAGATTGACGATCGCGTCCGCCCCGTCCGCCTGATCCGACCAAGATTCGGCGGATCTGCCGTCCCATTCCGCGACCTGTACCTGGGGGCCCAATTTGACTTCGGCGCTCTTCCGACTTCTGGACAGCGCCACGACTTCATGTCCGCGTTCCAATAGCGCGCGACACAGCCGACCGCCGATAAAACCCGTCGCACCCGTCACGATGATTTTCATGTCGTTGCCTCCCCTTGCCGGTGATGGTCGATTGGCACCCATTCTACCGGTTGCTGGCGTCCCCCACACGTTCCCGCCGGACTTTCAGTCCCCACCCGACGCGAAAACCGTTGCGCGATTGAGGGCTGTGCCGGCGCTAAAAATTACCCCCGTTCGGGGATGTCACGGCTGCCGGGGCCCCATGCGCCTCACGCCGCCTAGCGATCGCCGGACGGTTGCAGTGTCCGGTTCAATCTCTCTGTCTCGTATCCCTGCGCCTTGAGCCGCGAGACAATTCCCTCATAGACGCCGGATTCCATCGTGGGTGTGCGGCTGAGTATCCAGAGATAATCCCGGCTCGGATGCCCGACGACGGCGTACTCGTAGTTGGCGCCGAGGTCGATGATCCAATAGTCGCCCCAGAACGGGCGGAAGAAACTGACCCGCAGCTTGGCGTTGGTCGTTCGATCCGCCACTTGCGCCAAACCCGCGGCCACTTTTTCCTTGCCGTCCAGCGAGCCGATCCGGCAACGGTTGACCACGTCGATATCCCCGTCGTTCCGCAGTGAATAAGTCGCGGTCGAGCCGGTGCATCCTCGCTGGAAACTCTGCGGAAAACTGGCAATCTCGTACCAGAGGCCAAGGTAGCGATCGAGGTCCACCTGGGACACCGTCCGCAACTCGGGCAGATGCAGCCGAGCCGTGGTCG from Myxococcales bacterium encodes the following:
- a CDS encoding TIGR01777 family protein, whose amino-acid sequence is MKIIVTGATGFIGGRLCRALLERGHEVVALSRSRKSAEVKLGPQVQVAEWDGRSAESWSDQADGADAIVNLAGENIGAARWTQSRREALLSSRLDSGRAVVDAVRKAKRKPSVLIQASGIGIYGNAGDAIVDETAAPGQGFLAELALRWEDGVRPVEQAGVRLVFLRTSAVLDDKEGALPKMLLPFRFFAGGPVGSGKQWFPWIHVQDEVNAILFLLERADLKGPFNLAAPGETRQREFAKALGKAIGRPAWVPAPSFALRMLLGEMADELLLAGQRAKPQRLQEAGFVFRFPELSAALADLLARRQGNSA
- a CDS encoding lipocalin family protein gives rise to the protein MKKMGSLLVGLLAIAGCATTTTARLHLPELRTVSQVDLDRYLGLWYEIASFPQSFQRGCTGSTATYSLRNDGDIDVVNRCRIGSLDGKEKVAAGLAQVADRTTNAKLRVSFFRPFWGDYWIIDLGANYEYAVVGHPSRDYLWILSRTPTMESGVYEGIVSRLKAQGYETERLNRTLQPSGDR